TCGGCTCCTGTCGGGGGACACTGCGGGCGTTCGTCGACCAGTGTCCCCCATCCGCGCCGTCCCCCGTCCGCGCCGTCCCCCTCCGCGCCGTCCCCCGTCCGCAGTGTCCGCGGCGCTGCGTCCGTCGGCTCACACGTCGGTGACGCGCAGCCCCGCGTGGGCCTTGTAGCGGCGGTTGACGGAGATCAGGTTGGCGACCAGGGACTCCACCTGGTGGGCGTTGCGCAGCCGGCCGGCGAAGACGCCCCGCATGCCGGGGATGCGGCCGGCCAGCGCCTGCACGATCTCGACGTCGGCGCGCTCCTCGCCCAGCACCATCACATCGGTGTCGATCTCCTCGATCTCCGGGTCCTGGAGCAGGACCGCCGAGAGGTGGTGGAAGGCGGCGGCGACCCGGGAGTCGGGCAGCAGGGCGGCGGCCTGCTCGGCGGCGCTGCCCTCCTCCGGCTTCAGCGCGTACGCGCCCTTCTTGTCGAAGCCGAGCGGGTTGACGCAGTCGACGACGAGCTTGCCCGCCAGCTCCTCGCGCAGCGACTCCAGCGTCTTGCCGTGGCCGTCCCACGGCACGGCGACGATCACGATGTCGCTGCGGCGCGCGGTGTCGGCGTTGTCGGCGCCCTCGACGCCGTGCCCGAGCTCCTCGGCTGCGGTCTGGGCGCGGTCGGCGGCGCGCGAGCCGATGATCACCTTCTGGCCGGCCTTGGCGAGCCGGTAGGCGAGGCCCTTGCCCTGCGGGCCGGTCCCGCCGAGCACGCCGACGACGAGCCCGGAGACGTCGGGAAGGTCCCACGGGTCCTTGGCGGGGGCCTTCGCCGGGGCGCTCGCGGGGGTGGTCTGTGCACTGTCGGTAGAGGTCATGGGCCGACTTTACGTGGGCGTCGGAGGCGGCCCTTCCCCGTCCGGGGTGAATCGGCGGCGAACCCCGCACGGGCGACGGCCGGCTGCGGCAGGATGCGGCGGCATGGACGCCGTACGGGTCGCGCTGCTGCGTGAGGTGCTCGCCGGGACGGAGTGGCTGGGCGCCACCCGGAGGTTCGCGGAGGTGCTGCGCGGCTCCGTGGTGTCGCACGGGGGCGGGTTGCTGCTGGTGGGCACGGCCGTCTACGAGCCCTGGCATCTCGCGGCGCATCTGGTGGACGAGGCCGCGTGGTCGGGTACGCCGGAACTGGCGCCGACGCTCGTACGGCATGACGCCCGCCCGTCCGATCCGGCGCAGCTCGCGGTCGGCCTGGGCCGGATCGAGGCGGCCCGGCGGGGCGAGACACTGCTGGTGGCCTCGCCGGAGGGGGACGCGGCGCTCCTGGAACGGGTGTCGGGCGCGCGGCGGGCCGGGGTGACGATCCTCGCCCTCGGCCCCGGCGAGGGCGAGCTGACGGCTCTCGCCCACGAGACGCTGGCCGTGCCGGACGGCTCCGAGCTGGACCTGGACACCGTGCAGCACCTGGTGAGCGCGGCGGCCGGGGAGAACGCGCGGACCTCTCCGCGGCGCCGCCGCCGTTTCCGCGACCGGCTGTCGAGGCTGGCGGAGTCCCTGACGGCCCCGCCCCCGCCCCCTTGGTGACACGCCCCTGACACTCCCGGCCGACGCTCCCTGGGGACCCCCCTGCCGACACCCCCGCCCGAAAACTCCCTGCCGACGGAAAAGCGGTTGCCCCGGGCTTCCGTCTCCGCAGAGCATGGCCTCCCGTGACCGACGACGCCCCCGCTCCTCCCGCTGCCCCCTCCGCACCCTCCGGACTGCGGGCGATCCTCCCGGACCTCGCCCCCTGGCGGGCCTCCCGGGACTTCCGTCGGCTGTGGATGTCGGGGCTGGTGTCGAACTTCGGCAGCTTCCTGACGTTCGTCGCGCTGCCGGTACAGCTGAAGGACCTGACGGGGTCCGCCGCGGCGGTGGGCGCGATCGGCGCCGTGGAACTCGTCCCGCTCGTGGCGTTCGGGCTGTACGGCGGTGCGCTCGCGGACGCGTGGGACAAGCGGAAGCTGATCCTGTGGACCGAGGTGGGGCAGGGCCTGCTCTCCCTCGTGCTGCTGCTCAACGCCCTTGTGCCGAGCCCTGCGGTCTGGCCGCTGTACGTCGTGGCCGCCCTGTCCTCCGCCCTCGTCTCCGTCCAGCGTCCCGCGATGGACTCGCTGTGGCCGCGGATCGTGGCCCATGAGCACCTCCCGGCCGCGACCTCGCTGAACGCCCTGCGCTGGACCGTCGGCGGGGTCGCCGGACCGGCCGCGGCGGGGATCGTCGTCGCCTACGCGGGCCTGGGCTGGGCCTACGCCGCCGACGCCCTCACCTTCCTCGTGTCCGTCGCCCTCGTCGTGCGCATCGCCTCCTCCCCCGCCGCGCACGAGGCCGCCAAGCCGTCGTGGCAGGCGATCGCGGAGGGCGCGCGGTACGCGTGGGGCCGCAAGGAGCTGCTGGGGACGTACGCCGTGGACCTCGCGGCGATGTTCCTGGCGATGCCGCTGGCCGTGCTGCCGTTCCTCGCGGACGAGCTGGACGCCCCGTGGTCGCTGGGGCTGATGTACGCGAGCGTCCCGGCCGGGTCGATGCTGGTGAGCCTGACCAGCGGCTGGACCTCCCGGGTACACCGGCACGGGCGGATGGTGGCGCTGTCGGCCGCGATGTGGGGGCTGGCCATCGCGGGCGCGGGGCTGGTGGGCGACGTGTGGCTGGTGCTGCTGTTCCTGACCCTCGCCGGGGCGTTCGACATGATCAGCGGGATCTTCCGCGGGGCCATGTGGAACCAGACGATCCCGGACGAGCTGCGCGGCCGGCTCGCCGGGATCGAGCTGCTGTCCTACTCGGTGGGGCCGACGCTCGGCCAGGTGCGGACCGGCGGGTTCGCGGCCTGGCTGGGGGTGCGGACGTCCGTCTGGTCGGGCGGGGTGCTGTGCGTGGGCGCGGTGGGGCTGCTGGCCGTGTGCCTTCCGGGGCTGATGAGGTACGACGTCCGCACGAACGAGCACGCGGCGCGACTGCGCGCGCAACGCGCGGCCGCGCCCACGCCTGTCACCGAGGCCTGATCAGTCGTCGTCAGTCGCCGTCAGTCGTCTTCCGGGGCGCCGCCCGCCGGGGCGTCGTGCCACTTGGGGTCGTTCTCCCACTGGAGGTTGCGTTCGCGGGCGCTCTCCATGGCGTGCTCGGCCTCCACGCGGCTGGGGTACGGGCCGAAGCGGTCCTTGCCGGGGCAGTCCGGCCCCTCCTCGACCTTCTTGTGCTCCAGGCAGTAGTACCACTCGCCCGGCTTACCGACGGTCCGCTTCTTGAACAGGGGCATGACCGGCTCCTCTCGCCACCGTCATGTTCCCCCATGGCCGCTCGTTAGACTCGCCGATATGTCTGGCCAGTCGCTGCTCGTTCCAGGGGAGCTGTCCCCCACCCGTTCCGTGCCCGGAAACATCCGCCGGCCCGAGTACGTCGGCAAGCCGGCGCCGACCCCGTACACCGGACCGGAGGTGCAGACGCCCGAGACGATCGAGGCGATGCGCCGGGCCGGCCGGATCGCCGCGCAGGCGATGGCGGAGGCCGCGAAGCTGATCGCGCCGGGCGTCACCACCGACGAGCTGGACCGGGTCGCGCACGCGTACATGTGCGACCACGGCGCCTACCCGTCGACGCTGGGCTACCGCGGCTTCCCCAAGTCCCTGTGCACCAGCGTCAACGAGGTGATCTGTCACGGCATCCCGGACTCGACGGTCCTGAACGACGGCGACATCGTCAACCTCGACGTGACCGCGTACATCGGCGGGGTGCACGGCGACAACAACGCGACCTACCTGGTCGGGGACGTCGACGAGGAGTCGCGGCTGCTGGTGGAGCGGACCCGGGAGTCCCTGGCCCGGGCGATCAAGGCGGTCCGGCCGGGCCGCCAGGTCAACATCATCGGACGGGTCATCGAGTCGTACGCCAAGCGCTTCGGGTACGGCGTGGTCCGGGACTTCACCGGGCACGGCATCAACTCGTCGTTCCACTCCGGGCTGATCATCCCGCACTACGACAGCCCGCACGCGACGACCGTCATCCAGCCCGGGATGACCTTCACGATCGAGCCGATGCTGACGCTGGGGACGCACGACTACGACATGTGGGACGACGGCTGGACGGTCGTGACGAAGGACCGCAGGCGCACGGCCCAGTTCGAGCACACGCTGGTGGTGACGGAGACGGGCGCGGAGATCCTGACCCTGCCGTAACGGATTGGAGGACCCGTTCCCTGCCGGGGGCGGGTCTTTCTCTTGTACGCTTTTACCGACAAGGCGTCGGCAAACCCATTGACTTAGGTAAGCCTTACCTTAGAGGATCTGGGCATGGACTCGTTCTCGACACTCATCCGCACGGCGTCCCACGAGCAGCATGTGGAGGCCGAGACCTCGACGTTCATGAGCGACCTCCTCGGCGGGAGGCTCGGCGTCGAGGCGTACGCGCGCTACACCGAGCAGCTCTGGTTCGTGTACGAGGCGCTGGAGACCGGCGCCGGGCGGCTCGCCTCGGACCCGGTGGCCGGACCCTTCGTCCAGCCCGAGCTGTTCCGGCTGCCGGCGCTGGAGCGGGACCTGGCGCATCTGCGCGGGCCCGACTGGCGGACGGGACTGTCGGCCCTGCCGGCGACCCAGGCGTACGCGACGCGGGTGCGGGAGTGCGCCGAGCGCTGGCCGGCCGGGTACATCGCGCACCACTACACGCGCTACCTCGGCGACCTCTCCGGCGGGCAGATCATCCGCGACAGGGCCGAGCGGACCTGGGGCTTCGAGAGGAAGGGCGACGGCGTCCGCTTCTACGTCTTCGAGGAGATCGGCAACCCGGCGGCCTTCAAGCGGGGTTACCGGGAGCTGCTGGACGCGGTGCGCGCGGACGACCTGGAGAAGCAGCGGATCGTGAGCGAGTGCAAGAAGGCGTTCGCCCTGAACACGGCGGTCTTCCACGCCCTGGGCGAGGAGTTCCCGCTCTCGGCGTGAACACGGGGCGCCGGGCTCCTCGCTTCCCAGCGAGGGGCCCGGCGCCCTGTCACGTCAGAGGCGGCGACAGTGCGCGCCGCCCCAGACGATGTCGGAGGACGAGGTGTCGATCGCGCCGAAGTACGGGCTGCAGATGCCGTCGTCCCCGCCGAAGTGGTGGTGCCGGGGGCCCTCGTCGGCGGTGGCGGTCGTCGCGCCGACGGCGGTCAGGGCGAGACCCAGGACAGTGGCGGCCAGGACTGATCGGATACGCATGGTGTTCCTCTCACGGTGACTGAGCGGTCACGCCCAGTGGTCCCCGCTCCTCTCCGCGCGCACACGCTGGACCACCCGTACGGCCGCCTGTCCGCGGGCTCAGCGCTCCAGGAACACCCGTCCGCCGATCTCCACCCAGCCGTACGGCTGGGGGGCGGTGAGGATCTGGGAGCCGGAGCCCTGGGTGATGTTCAGGGCGCGGCCCAACTGCTCGGTGAGCAGCAGCGCGGCCGCGCCGGTCGCCTCGTCCTCGTCGACGCCGTCGTCGCGGCCGGGGAAGGCGCGGGCGCGGACGCGGCCCGCGGGCTCGTCCTCCCAGGCCCAGGCGTAGATCCACTCCCCCTTCGGCGGCACGGCCAGGTCGTCGACCTCGGCGGCGCTGGCATGCTGACGAAGGGTGCGCGGCGGGGCCCACTCGGCCCGCGCCTCGATCCAGCTGAACTCCCCGTCCAGGCGGGTGCCCACGACCCCGGCCGGGGTGACGAGCTCGGGCACGTCGAGCAGCCAGGCCGTGCCCACGCAGGGGTGGCCGGCGAAGGGCAGACGCAGGGTGGGCGTGTAGATGTCGATGATCCCGCGCTCGGGGTCGTCGACGAACACCGTCTCGCTGAAGCCGAGTTTCGCCGCGAGGTCCTGTCGGTCCTCGCGGTCCGGCAGCACCGAGCCTTCGCGAACCACGCCCAGTTCGTTGCCGTAGCCGCCGTTCGGCGCGCAGAAGACGCGGAGCACGTCGTAATCAGTCACTTGCGCATTGAAGCATCGTCCGGGCCGCCGCCCCGCCCTCGCCGCGGACCTGCCGGCGGCACAGGGGGTCGTACGCGTGTGCGGTCGCCCTGTCGCGGAGTGGACCGCGCCGGAGCCGGCCCTGCGCCGGGCCGTGCTCCCCCAGGCCGCGTCCCTCTCTTCCCCTTCACCGTGGCGGAGGCGGTCCGCATGGGACGCGCGCCGCACGCCTCCTCCCCCGCCGAGGACGATCTCGCGGTCGCCGGCGCGATGGCCGCGACCGAGGCGACGGCCTTCGCCGAGCGCCCGTTCTCCGCGCTGAGCGGCGGCGAGCGGGCCCGGATGGCGCTCGCCCGGGCGCTGGCCCAGCGCACGCCCCTGCTGCTCCTGGACGAGCCGACCGCCGCCCTGGACCTGAAGCATCAGGAACTGGTGCTGCGGCCGTGCCGGGAAAGGGCGCACGCGGGGGACGCGGTGGTCGTGGTGTTGCACGATCCGGGGCTCGCCGCCGCCTATGCGCACCGGGTGGCGATTCTGTGCGCCGGGCGCGTCGCGGCGGACGGCCCGCCGGCCGAGGTGTTCACCGAGCGGCTGCTGTCGGAGGTCTACGACCAGCCGGTGGAGGTGCTTCCGCACCCGCGGACGGGCGCGGTCCCGGTGACGCCCCGACGGAGTCTTTGAACTTCCTTTGACCTTTCCATGGCAACTGTTTTTGGCCACCGTGATCGGGTCGTGTCGTTACGGCTCCCATGAGAGGTGAATCACGGACCGGGCGGGTATTACCAAGGCAAGGCTTGGATAAGTTAGGCCAGGCTCACCAATCCTGTGTGAGCCCGATCACGTGAATATTCAGCCATCGCTGGGAGCCCGAATGCGAGCCGCCAGACTGTCCGCCGTCACCGCCATCACCGCTGTGACAGCACTGACCGCCGTCACCGGCTGCACCGAGAAGAGCGACGCGAAGGACGGCGACCGCGTGATCAACGTGACCGCCACCGACGCCAAGTGCGAGACCTCCAAGAAGGAGATCTCCGCCGGGCACGTCGAGCTCGCCATCGAGAACAAGGGCTCCAAGGTCACCGAGGTCTACATCCTCTTCCCCGACGACCGCATCGTCAGCGAGCGCGAGAACATCGGTCCCGGCACCAAGCAGCGGGTCACCGCCGAGGTGAAGGCGGGCTCCTACCAGATCGCCTGCAAGCCGGGCATGAAGGGCGACGGCATCCGCCAGGACCTCAAGGTCACCGGCGGCAAGGTCGCCGC
This window of the Streptomyces sp. NBC_01275 genome carries:
- the npdG gene encoding NADPH-dependent F420 reductase; this encodes MTSTDSAQTTPASAPAKAPAKDPWDLPDVSGLVVGVLGGTGPQGKGLAYRLAKAGQKVIIGSRAADRAQTAAEELGHGVEGADNADTARRSDIVIVAVPWDGHGKTLESLREELAGKLVVDCVNPLGFDKKGAYALKPEEGSAAEQAAALLPDSRVAAAFHHLSAVLLQDPEIEEIDTDVMVLGEERADVEIVQALAGRIPGMRGVFAGRLRNAHQVESLVANLISVNRRYKAHAGLRVTDV
- a CDS encoding PhzF family phenazine biosynthesis protein, producing the protein MTDYDVLRVFCAPNGGYGNELGVVREGSVLPDREDRQDLAAKLGFSETVFVDDPERGIIDIYTPTLRLPFAGHPCVGTAWLLDVPELVTPAGVVGTRLDGEFSWIEARAEWAPPRTLRQHASAAEVDDLAVPPKGEWIYAWAWEDEPAGRVRARAFPGRDDGVDEDEATGAAALLLTEQLGRALNITQGSGSQILTAPQPYGWVEIGGRVFLER
- the map gene encoding type I methionyl aminopeptidase — encoded protein: MSGQSLLVPGELSPTRSVPGNIRRPEYVGKPAPTPYTGPEVQTPETIEAMRRAGRIAAQAMAEAAKLIAPGVTTDELDRVAHAYMCDHGAYPSTLGYRGFPKSLCTSVNEVICHGIPDSTVLNDGDIVNLDVTAYIGGVHGDNNATYLVGDVDEESRLLVERTRESLARAIKAVRPGRQVNIIGRVIESYAKRFGYGVVRDFTGHGINSSFHSGLIIPHYDSPHATTVIQPGMTFTIEPMLTLGTHDYDMWDDGWTVVTKDRRRTAQFEHTLVVTETGAEILTLP
- a CDS encoding heme oxygenase (biliverdin-producing) — its product is MDSFSTLIRTASHEQHVEAETSTFMSDLLGGRLGVEAYARYTEQLWFVYEALETGAGRLASDPVAGPFVQPELFRLPALERDLAHLRGPDWRTGLSALPATQAYATRVRECAERWPAGYIAHHYTRYLGDLSGGQIIRDRAERTWGFERKGDGVRFYVFEEIGNPAAFKRGYRELLDAVRADDLEKQRIVSECKKAFALNTAVFHALGEEFPLSA
- a CDS encoding MFS transporter yields the protein MTDDAPAPPAAPSAPSGLRAILPDLAPWRASRDFRRLWMSGLVSNFGSFLTFVALPVQLKDLTGSAAAVGAIGAVELVPLVAFGLYGGALADAWDKRKLILWTEVGQGLLSLVLLLNALVPSPAVWPLYVVAALSSALVSVQRPAMDSLWPRIVAHEHLPAATSLNALRWTVGGVAGPAAAGIVVAYAGLGWAYAADALTFLVSVALVVRIASSPAAHEAAKPSWQAIAEGARYAWGRKELLGTYAVDLAAMFLAMPLAVLPFLADELDAPWSLGLMYASVPAGSMLVSLTSGWTSRVHRHGRMVALSAAMWGLAIAGAGLVGDVWLVLLFLTLAGAFDMISGIFRGAMWNQTIPDELRGRLAGIELLSYSVGPTLGQVRTGGFAAWLGVRTSVWSGGVLCVGAVGLLAVCLPGLMRYDVRTNEHAARLRAQRAAAPTPVTEA